From Syntrophorhabdaceae bacterium, a single genomic window includes:
- a CDS encoding pyruvate kinase alpha/beta domain-containing protein, with protein sequence MEAKIVYFEDVKAENTEAVFELTQERLNAGGINKVVLASTTGATALKAIDFFEGSGVKLIVVPHQYDFVREVNPFPPDIVKRVKASGHEVHFGTMLFHTEGLYESNAPILMANLLRCFSQGTKVCFEMVMMVTDAGYLTKGEKVIAVAGTGRGADTALVMQASSSRNLKKLRVNEILCKPLNPWNTEETREKVSYLNVKS encoded by the coding sequence ATGGAAGCGAAGATTGTCTATTTCGAAGATGTGAAGGCTGAAAATACGGAGGCCGTTTTCGAACTCACACAGGAACGCTTGAACGCCGGGGGAATCAACAAGGTTGTGCTTGCTTCCACAACGGGCGCCACGGCTCTGAAGGCCATCGATTTCTTCGAAGGGAGTGGCGTCAAGCTTATCGTCGTGCCTCATCAATATGATTTCGTGCGTGAGGTAAACCCCTTTCCGCCGGACATCGTCAAGAGGGTAAAAGCGTCGGGCCACGAAGTCCATTTCGGCACCATGCTCTTCCATACCGAAGGCCTCTATGAATCGAACGCCCCGATCCTCATGGCGAACCTTCTGCGCTGTTTTTCACAGGGCACCAAGGTCTGTTTTGAGATGGTCATGATGGTGACAGACGCGGGTTATCTTACGAAAGGCGAAAAGGTGATTGCCGTTGCAGGAACAGGCCGCGGAGCCGATACGGCGCTTGTGATGCAGGCCTCGTCTTCACGGAACTTAAAGAAGCTCCGCGTCAATGAAATACTTTGCAAACCCCTCAATCCGTGGAATACTGAGGAAACTCGTGAGAAGGTATCTTACTTAAACGTAAAGAGCTAA
- a CDS encoding general secretion pathway protein GspB, with protein MSYILEGLKKLEEQRQREGKPNLLAFRGQAAGVTKRRPLWLYLILAALILNAVVIVWLTHPWRPAERSVAVQHRVVGSRLSAMDKESKPAGEKQLPLEPVRPIQPHEAALQSPGVIGPKAHPAATHNGDMPQRPVTQAPSSELARTPRATANLPGETLSGGTSKETSQGALPRATPEATGALPPLKMSVHYYVSDPKSRFVRINDRIIHEGDELSDGVKMEEITEEGAVLSYHGRRFRMGINENR; from the coding sequence ATGTCCTACATCCTTGAGGGTCTAAAGAAGCTTGAGGAGCAACGTCAGCGGGAAGGCAAGCCGAACCTTCTTGCATTTCGCGGGCAAGCTGCGGGGGTCACTAAGAGAAGGCCTCTCTGGCTTTACCTGATTCTCGCAGCCCTCATTCTGAATGCGGTGGTTATCGTGTGGCTTACACATCCCTGGCGGCCGGCCGAACGATCCGTTGCAGTACAGCATCGGGTGGTGGGTAGTAGGCTGTCGGCCATGGACAAAGAGAGTAAACCGGCAGGTGAGAAGCAACTCCCTTTAGAACCCGTGAGACCGATCCAACCTCACGAAGCAGCTTTGCAATCCCCGGGTGTTATCGGACCTAAGGCGCACCCGGCAGCGACGCACAACGGGGATATGCCGCAGAGGCCCGTCACTCAGGCGCCTTCGTCAGAATTGGCGAGAACCCCGAGAGCTACGGCGAACTTACCGGGCGAGACTTTAAGCGGAGGAACATCAAAAGAAACGAGTCAGGGCGCGCTACCTCGCGCGACACCTGAAGCCACGGGCGCACTGCCGCCTCTCAAGATGTCTGTGCACTATTACGTGAGCGACCCCAAATCACGGTTCGTGAGGATCAATGACAGGATCATCCACGAAGGCGACGAGCTCTCTGACGGCGTGAAGATGGAAGAGATCACTGAGGAAGGGGCAGTACTCAGTTACCATGGCCGTCGTTTCCGCATGGGGATCAACGAGAACCGTTGA
- a CDS encoding AAA family ATPase, whose product MSLSMYKEYFDLKENPFSIAPDPHYLYLSEGHREALAHLVYGINSDGGFVLLTGEVGTGKTTVCRCLLDQMPENADIAFILNPKLTVDELLASICDEFGIAYPEGNKSVKVFVSAINDFLLSAHTRGRRAILIIEEAQNLSVDVLEQIRLLTNLETNQRKLLQIIMLGQPELRDMLEKPELRQLSQRITARYHLGPLTREEVSAYVSHRLSIAGYPRGQLFPPPVLKRLIRLSKGIPRLINVICDRALVGAFVEGKERVDKKTLVKAAREVRGRNAPRWFARKAYQAAFVALIVVLCLALAALYLLPGFKLPVTAGARGVAQGETPAIKTDQVTPVTLNRPLSTTGSATRDLAYGVLFSKWQIAYDPKDRRDACEQAKRQGLQCLEETGSLIGLKQMNKPAVLKLIDEKGEYYSAMTSIKADTAIFMVGDETRIVDDKEIAKRWSGDYTLIWRAPAGYTGELKPKSRGPLVLWLDEQLSRLKGQPLKAGRKPVYSDEITKEVKEFQITAGLTPDGIAGAKTIICLTDAMDNGGPQLEKRKGDHPDVLHP is encoded by the coding sequence TTGTCACTGTCTATGTACAAAGAATACTTTGATCTTAAGGAAAACCCGTTTTCCATCGCGCCGGACCCGCATTATCTTTACCTGAGCGAGGGACACCGGGAGGCCCTGGCCCACCTCGTCTACGGCATAAATAGTGATGGGGGCTTCGTCCTGCTCACCGGCGAGGTGGGCACAGGCAAGACCACGGTCTGTCGCTGCCTGCTCGACCAGATGCCGGAAAACGCCGACATCGCCTTTATCCTCAATCCGAAATTGACCGTTGATGAGCTCCTCGCCAGTATCTGCGACGAGTTCGGCATCGCCTATCCTGAGGGTAACAAGAGCGTCAAAGTCTTTGTGTCGGCGATCAACGATTTCCTCTTGAGCGCCCACACGCGAGGCAGAAGGGCCATTCTTATTATCGAGGAAGCGCAGAACTTGAGCGTCGACGTGCTCGAACAGATACGCCTTCTCACCAACCTCGAGACAAACCAGCGCAAACTGCTCCAGATTATTATGCTGGGGCAGCCGGAACTGAGAGACATGCTCGAAAAGCCTGAGCTGCGGCAGCTCTCGCAGCGCATTACCGCGCGATACCACCTGGGCCCTTTGACCAGGGAAGAGGTCTCGGCGTACGTGAGCCACCGGTTGTCGATCGCCGGGTATCCTCGCGGCCAACTCTTTCCTCCACCTGTGCTTAAACGACTGATCCGCTTAAGCAAAGGCATACCACGACTCATCAATGTGATATGCGACAGGGCGTTGGTCGGGGCCTTTGTTGAGGGTAAAGAGCGGGTCGATAAGAAGACGCTTGTCAAAGCTGCCCGCGAGGTAAGGGGCAGGAATGCTCCTCGATGGTTCGCCCGGAAGGCCTATCAGGCGGCCTTTGTTGCGCTCATTGTCGTTCTCTGTCTTGCGCTCGCGGCTCTCTATTTACTTCCCGGATTCAAACTGCCGGTGACTGCTGGTGCAAGAGGCGTTGCCCAAGGAGAGACCCCCGCGATAAAGACCGACCAGGTCACGCCCGTCACGCTCAATCGGCCCCTAAGCACCACCGGATCGGCAACGAGAGATTTAGCCTACGGGGTCCTTTTCAGCAAGTGGCAGATTGCCTATGATCCGAAAGACAGGCGCGACGCCTGCGAGCAGGCGAAAAGACAGGGGCTCCAATGCCTGGAGGAGACAGGTAGCCTGATTGGGCTTAAGCAGATGAATAAGCCGGCTGTTCTGAAACTGATCGATGAAAAGGGCGAATACTACAGTGCGATGACATCGATAAAAGCGGATACGGCGATCTTTATGGTCGGTGACGAAACAAGGATAGTCGACGATAAGGAAATAGCAAAGCGCTGGTCTGGGGATTATACGCTGATCTGGCGTGCGCCGGCCGGATATACCGGGGAGTTGAAACCGAAAAGCAGGGGACCCCTCGTGTTGTGGCTTGACGAGCAGCTTTCGCGGCTTAAAGGGCAGCCGCTTAAAGCAGGACGCAAGCCCGTGTACAGCGATGAGATCACAAAAGAAGTGAAAGAGTTTCAGATTACCGCAGGACTGACGCCCGACGGGATAGCCGGAGCCAAAACGATCATCTGCCTCACGGACGCGATGGATAACGGCGGGCCTCAGCTTGAGAAGAGAAAGGGAGATCATCCGGATGTCCTACATCCTTGA
- a CDS encoding adenosylcobalamin-dependent ribonucleoside-diphosphate reductase, with product MEEDRMALDENARIVLSKRYLTKDKNGKAIETPEEMFERVARAVALAEEGLAKEEREEVAEGFFRMMHDLEFLPNSPTLMNAGRELGQLAACFVLPVHDSLDSIFESVKETAKIHQTGGGTGFSFSKLRPKDDIVASTMGAASGPVSFIRVFNMATEVIKQGGTRRGANMGILRVDHPDIEEFISVKKNPQELTNFNLSVAVTDAFIEACKKDDLFGLINPRTGRQTRTVLARQLLKLIAESAWASGEPGIIFIDVINRANPTPQVGEMEATNPCGEQPLLPYESCCLGSINLAKIVKGQSIDWDRLKELTHRSVRFLDDVVEVSKHPLYEIEKITRANRKIGLGVMGFAHMLIRLGIPYDSPEAVRFGEDVMSFIDRESKEASKELAGKRGVFPNWKGSLRDKQGLPQRNATTTTIAPTGTLSIIAGTSGGIEPIYDTRYSRILFGGLTVEIVDPIYREFMDKVDPEEMKRLFRIAYEVSPDYHLRIQKAFQDHVDNAVSKTVNLPEAATPDTVLDIYMKAHSMGLKGITVFCDKSRERQVLACGAYQPC from the coding sequence ATGGAAGAAGACAGGATGGCGCTCGACGAGAACGCACGCATCGTGCTTTCAAAGAGATATTTGACCAAGGACAAGAACGGCAAGGCTATTGAGACACCGGAAGAGATGTTTGAGCGGGTTGCCCGCGCGGTAGCGCTCGCCGAGGAGGGCTTGGCGAAAGAAGAGCGCGAGGAGGTAGCCGAGGGTTTTTTCCGGATGATGCATGATCTCGAATTCCTCCCCAATTCCCCTACCCTCATGAACGCGGGGCGGGAATTAGGACAACTCGCCGCGTGCTTTGTGCTGCCTGTTCACGACTCCCTGGATTCCATATTCGAATCCGTGAAAGAGACGGCAAAGATACATCAGACAGGCGGCGGCACGGGGTTCTCTTTTTCGAAGCTAAGACCCAAGGACGATATCGTGGCATCCACTATGGGAGCGGCAAGCGGGCCCGTCTCCTTCATCAGGGTTTTCAATATGGCCACAGAAGTGATCAAGCAGGGCGGGACAAGGCGCGGGGCGAACATGGGTATTTTACGCGTAGACCACCCCGACATAGAGGAGTTCATTTCCGTCAAGAAAAACCCTCAGGAATTGACCAATTTCAATCTTTCCGTCGCCGTAACCGACGCCTTCATAGAAGCATGTAAAAAGGACGATCTGTTCGGACTCATAAATCCGAGGACCGGTAGACAGACGAGGACGGTCTTAGCCAGGCAACTGCTCAAGCTCATTGCCGAATCCGCCTGGGCGTCAGGAGAGCCGGGCATCATCTTTATCGACGTGATAAATCGGGCAAACCCCACACCTCAGGTGGGCGAGATGGAGGCCACGAATCCCTGCGGCGAGCAACCGCTCCTCCCCTATGAGTCCTGTTGTCTCGGTTCCATCAACCTTGCAAAGATCGTTAAAGGCCAAAGCATCGACTGGGACAGGTTGAAAGAGCTTACTCATCGCTCGGTCAGGTTCCTCGATGACGTGGTTGAAGTGAGTAAGCACCCTCTTTACGAGATCGAGAAGATCACGCGGGCCAACCGGAAAATCGGCCTCGGCGTGATGGGCTTCGCCCATATGCTGATCAGGCTCGGCATACCGTATGATTCGCCGGAGGCCGTGCGTTTTGGCGAGGACGTGATGAGCTTTATCGACAGAGAATCCAAAGAGGCTTCAAAGGAACTCGCCGGCAAACGCGGCGTATTCCCCAATTGGAAGGGTAGCCTGAGGGATAAGCAGGGACTGCCCCAGCGAAACGCCACGACGACCACTATCGCCCCCACAGGAACGTTGAGCATCATCGCAGGCACCTCTGGCGGCATAGAGCCCATCTATGATACGCGCTACTCAAGAATCCTCTTCGGGGGGCTTACTGTAGAGATCGTCGATCCGATCTATAGGGAGTTCATGGACAAGGTTGATCCGGAAGAGATGAAACGACTCTTCCGCATAGCGTACGAAGTCTCTCCCGATTATCATCTCCGGATACAGAAGGCCTTTCAGGACCATGTGGATAATGCGGTGTCAAAGACGGTGAACCTGCCCGAGGCGGCAACCCCCGATACGGTTCTGGATATTTATATGAAAGCCCATAGCATGGGGCTCAAGGGGATAACCGTATTCTGCGACAAAAGCCGTGAGCGTCAGGTGCTTGCCTGCGGCGCCTACCAGCCATGCTAA